A single genomic interval of Novosphingobium ginsenosidimutans harbors:
- the nuoI gene encoding NADH-quinone oxidoreductase subunit NuoI, translating into MSVAQLIKSFTLWEFLKAHWLTLKYLFRPKATINYPFEKNPLSPRFRGEHALRRYPNGEERCIACKLCEAVCPAQAITIEAEPRDDGSRRTTRYDIDMTKCIYCGFCQEACPVDAIVEGPNFEYATETREELLYDKAKLLANGDKWERAIAANLEADAPYR; encoded by the coding sequence ATGAGTGTCGCTCAGCTCATCAAGAGCTTCACCCTTTGGGAATTCCTGAAGGCGCACTGGCTGACCCTGAAGTACCTCTTCAGGCCCAAGGCGACCATCAACTATCCCTTCGAGAAGAACCCGCTGAGCCCGCGCTTCCGTGGTGAGCATGCGCTGCGGCGCTATCCGAACGGGGAAGAGCGCTGCATCGCCTGCAAGCTGTGCGAAGCGGTCTGCCCGGCGCAGGCGATCACGATCGAGGCCGAACCGCGCGACGACGGCAGCCGCCGCACGACCCGGTATGACATCGACATGACCAAGTGCATCTACTGCGGCTTCTGCCAGGAAGCCTGCCCGGTCGATGCGATCGTCGAGGGGCCGAACTTCGAATACGCGACCGAAACGCGCGAAGAGCTGCTTTACGACAAGGCAAAACTGCTGGCGAACGGGGACAAGTGGGAGCGGGCGATTGCCGCTAACCTTGAAGCCGATGCGCCGTACCGGTAG
- a CDS encoding NADH-quinone oxidoreductase subunit J — MIQVLTFYLFAGIMLAAGAFTILARNPVHSVLWLIVAFFNAAGLMVLAGAEFIAMLLVIVYVGAVAVLFLFVVMMLDIDFAELRAGFIKNFPLGIAVAIVLLAEIVLGMGAYQAGSLKLGTPDGTAAAVAHASNIKSIGALLYGKYLFLFEAAGIILLVAMVGAIVLTHRQRGGVRGQTIANQVARRPDEAVINMQPEVGQGVKL; from the coding sequence ATGATCCAGGTGCTAACCTTCTACCTGTTCGCAGGTATCATGCTGGCGGCGGGGGCCTTCACGATCCTCGCCCGCAACCCGGTCCATTCGGTACTGTGGCTAATCGTGGCTTTCTTCAATGCCGCAGGCCTGATGGTGCTGGCCGGGGCTGAGTTCATCGCCATGCTGCTGGTGATCGTCTACGTCGGCGCGGTCGCGGTGCTGTTCCTGTTCGTCGTGATGATGCTCGACATCGATTTCGCCGAACTGCGCGCCGGGTTCATCAAGAACTTCCCGCTTGGCATTGCGGTCGCCATCGTCCTGCTGGCCGAAATCGTGCTGGGCATGGGCGCCTATCAAGCCGGCTCGCTTAAGCTGGGTACGCCCGATGGCACGGCCGCAGCCGTGGCCCACGCCTCGAACATCAAGTCGATCGGTGCGCTGCTTTACGGCAAGTACCTGTTCCTGTTCGAAGCGGCCGGCATCATCCTGCTGGTCGCCATGGTTGGCGCGATCGTGCTGACCCATCGCCAGCGCGGCGGCGTGCGCGGCCAGACCATTGCCAATCAGGTCGCGCGCCGTCCGGATGAGGCGGTGATCAACATGCAGCCGGAAGTCGGGCAGGGGGTAAAGCTGTGA
- the nuoK gene encoding NADH-quinone oxidoreductase subunit NuoK has translation MIGVEHYVVVSSILFVLGVLGIFLNRKNVIIILMAIELILLSVNLNLVAFSSFLGDLTGQIFAMFVLTVAAGEAAIGLAILVIYFRRRGTIAVDDVNRMKG, from the coding sequence GTGATCGGCGTTGAGCATTATGTAGTCGTCAGCTCGATCCTGTTCGTGCTGGGCGTCCTGGGGATATTCCTCAACCGCAAGAACGTGATCATCATCCTGATGGCGATCGAACTGATCCTGCTGTCGGTGAACCTCAATCTGGTGGCCTTCAGCAGCTTTCTGGGTGACCTGACCGGCCAGATCTTCGCCATGTTCGTGTTGACCGTGGCTGCGGGCGAAGCGGCGATCGGCTTGGCGATCCTGGTGATCTACTTCCGCCGCCGCGGCACCATCGCTGTCGACGACGTCAACCGGATGAAGGGGTAA